The sequence AGCTCCCCAGTGATGCATTCCACGGACAATTTGTCCAAATGCAACTTCATTTTGCAGGTAGTACACAGATTCCCAAGCGTTTTTAATATCTGGAACATAGTACATTGTCAGGAACATCCCAGATAAAATTTGAATTACGGTAACGAAGAATGTTAATCCACCAAAGCAGTAAACAAACGCTGAAAAGTGATGCGCAGGGTTTACATGTTCAGGTACTTCGTGATCCGCAATATCGCGCCACAAAGGCGTAATGTCCAAACGCTCGTCAACCCAATCATAGATTTTGTTCAGCACAGATTACGCCCCCTTACTTAACATATTTATTTGGTTCAGGTTGTCCAAGGTATAAAATACCGTCTTTTTCTTTTGTTGGATATACATCCAACGGTGCTGTCGGTGGTGTACCAGGAACATTTTTCCCGTTTTTCTCATACAAACCACCATGACAAGGGCAATAGAACTTGTTTGGGTTACTCTTGTCGCCCGCCCAGTTAACAGTACATCCAAGATGCTTACATACTGGTGAAAGAGCAACAACATTTCCTTCTTTGTTCTTATAAACCCATGCAGTTTGTGTTACTTCTGATGTGTACCACGCATCTTTTTGTTCATAAGAGAAATCGACACGTACTGGTTCATTCGTTAACTCTGAAACTTTTTGCTTTGTCGCTTTAAATTCTCCAGCAGCTGAAGTTTTTAATACTGGATCTACAGCAAATCGAACCATCGGCATTAACATTCCTGCCGCCATGAAACCGCCTACACCCGTAAGTGTATAGTTAAGGAATTGACGTCTAGATACACGATGTTTGCTCATCCTTTTCCCCCCTCTATCGTAAGGTAAGTCCATCGGACATATTTCGCACAAATATAAAACTAGGACATAACTATGATATATTAAACTCTATACAAGGTCAATAACTCTCTAATCTAAATGATGGACACAATGTGAAGTTTTTATGAATTTTTTTGCCATTTTTGTACAATCACATTTAAGAGCTGCTTCACTTGATCTTCCATGATGGAATGTTTGTACTGCTCATCTAAATGCTCAAGCGGTATGGAGGGCACCCAAATCAAGCGGTCAT is a genomic window of Rossellomorea sp. y25 containing:
- a CDS encoding ubiquinol-cytochrome c reductase iron-sulfur subunit — its product is MSKHRVSRRQFLNYTLTGVGGFMAAGMLMPMVRFAVDPVLKTSAAGEFKATKQKVSELTNEPVRVDFSYEQKDAWYTSEVTQTAWVYKNKEGNVVALSPVCKHLGCTVNWAGDKSNPNKFYCPCHGGLYEKNGKNVPGTPPTAPLDVYPTKEKDGILYLGQPEPNKYVK